A region from the Microbacterium lacus genome encodes:
- the coaD gene encoding pantetheine-phosphate adenylyltransferase, whose translation MSSRIAVVPGSFDPPTLGHLDVIRRAAALYDELHVLVVHNPGKEALLPIAQRLALLEQSIQESDITGQVIVASWSVGLLVDYATDVGAGVLVKGIRSQIDVAYETPMAIVNRHLAHVETVFLLPDPAHALVSSSLVRQVSSLGGDVSPFVPPAVARFLDPGASRT comes from the coding sequence ATGAGCAGCCGGATCGCCGTCGTTCCAGGATCTTTCGACCCGCCGACCCTCGGGCATCTCGATGTCATCCGGCGGGCGGCGGCGCTGTACGACGAGCTGCACGTGCTGGTCGTCCACAACCCGGGCAAGGAAGCGTTGCTGCCGATCGCGCAGCGGCTCGCGCTGCTCGAGCAGTCGATCCAGGAGAGCGACATCACAGGCCAGGTCATCGTGGCCTCCTGGAGCGTCGGCCTGCTCGTGGACTACGCCACCGACGTCGGGGCGGGAGTCCTGGTGAAGGGCATCAGGTCGCAGATCGACGTCGCGTACGAGACCCCGATGGCGATCGTGAACCGGCACCTCGCGCACGTCGAGACCGTCTTCCTGCTGCCCGACCCGGCCCACGCGCTGGTCTCCAGCTCGCTCGTCCGGCAGGTCTCGTCCCTCGGTGGCGACGTGTCGCCGTTCGTGCCCCCTGCGGTCGCCCGGTTCCTCGACCCGGGAGCTTCGCGCACCTGA